The DNA window ACGATCACGTTGGCCAGGGCGATCGTGAGGACTGCCTGCTTCCAGTCCATGCCGAGGGCGACGAGCCCCGAAGCGAGCATCCAGGAGGGGATGTTGTGCGCCATCCCGACCCACAGGGCATGGCGCAAAACACAAACACTCTCTAAGGTGCGTCTCACGTCCTTGGAGGTCGCATGCCACAACTGCCCATCGCTGGAAGGGCGCGCACGCTACGCGCCATCATCTACATCCGCGTCAGCACTGAACGCGAGGAGATGCAGAGCCCGGAACAGCAGCTCTTCTCCTGCAAGGAGTACGCGGACAGGAACAACATCACGATCGTTGGTGAGCCGGTCGAAGACCTGGACCTGACGGGCCGCTCGTTCGCTCGCCGTCAGATCGCTGCCGTGATCGAGCGCATCCGCAACGGAGAGGCGGATGTGGTCCTGGTCTGGAAGTGGTCCCGGTTCGGCCGGAACAACTACGAGAGCCAGGTGAACCTCCGGGAGCTGGAGAAGGCCGGCGGGCGGTTGATCGCCGTCACCGAGGATTTCGACACGACCACGTATCACGGCCGGTTCAGCCGGGACAACATGCTCTTGGTGGCCGACCTTCAGTCGGGCATCATCGGCGCCACCTGGCAGGAAGCGCACGACCGCAGGCACCGCAACGGCCTGCCCCACACAGGCCAGGCCCGCTTCGGTTACATGCGGTGCCCCGAGTGCCGACGCAAGGAAGACTCGCCCCAGGAATACCTGAGTTGCGCCGCCTGCGCGGGCGTTCTCATGGTTGACCCCGTCCGGGGTCCAGCTCTGGCCGAAGCGTACGAACGCTTCGCTGATGGCGAGTCGGTCGCCGGTATCGCCGCGGACATGGCGGAGCGGGGAATCCGCTCCCTCCAGGGCAAGGTCATGAAGGCCACTCAGTGGCAGGTCGTCATGGATTCCGGCTTCGGGGCAGGGCTGATCCGCTGGCGGGGTCCGGAGTACCGGGCCCGGCACGGCCGGCAGTCCAAGAAGCCCAGCACGTACGACAACTGGGTAGAGGGCAAGCAAGAGCCGGTGATCGGGCTCGCTACCTGGGAGCGCTACAAGCGCCGCAGGGAAGGGTCCAAGTCCATCCCCTGGTCCACGTCTGCCAAGTACTCCTGCTCTGGCCTGCTGCGCTGTCAGGCCATCAATGCCGAAGGCCAGCTGTGTGACCGGCGCCTGGTGGCGTCGGCCGTGCTGCGGTCCAACGGCGGAGACACGAAGATCTTCCGCTGTCCGGACATTGCGGTGAAGACCTGCAAGGGCGTGACCGTCACCCTCCGCCGGGTGGATGACGCGATCCTCGCCTGGCTGATGGAACGCGGCACGGGTGAGGACATGGGCGTCATGGCGATGAAACGAGCCGCCCGCAGGACGCGGGCCGCGTCGGACATTCCCACGGTGGAGCGCGAGCTGACAGGCAAGCGGTCCGAAGGGGAAAGGCTCCTAGACCTGTATCTGAAGGCGCTCATTTCAGAGGAGGACTTCAGGAACAAGAGGGAGGAGCTTGACGCCGAGATCGCCAGTCTCGAATCCCGGCTCGAAGTACTGCGCCTGGACTCCGGGGAAGGGGTCATCCCCTCGGCGGATGACTTCGCGAAGCTGGCCGACCTCTGGCCGCGAATGCAGCCCGCCAAGCAGCGGGCTGCGCTGGGCAAGGTCGTGGGCCGGATCAACATCGTGAAAACCCCGGGCAAGCAGTACAACCGAATCGAGATCATCCCGGCCTGGGAGATGGATCAGGCCGCCTCGTGAAGCGGCGCTGGCGGGGCCTGATCTTCGCGCCAGATGCGGTACGCCTCACTGCCGACGATTTCCCAGAAGCCCCGCCAGCATTCCGTCTCCGTCTCCTGCTGCTCGTCCACGCGCTCCTCCTTCCGCCCCGCAAGGGCGGTCACTTCTTGCAGCGGTGCACCTCCGCGGCCGGCTCGTGCCGGAAGCAGTGGCGCTCCATGTCGGTGCCGCAGAAACGGCACGTGAGACCGTGCGGCAGACCGCACGTACAGATGGGCTCGATCTCCCGGGGCTTCCATTCGGTGGCCACCTGAGCGATCTCAGGGGCGGGGGCTTCGCCCCTGTAGAAGTCCCAGGCGTCCCGTGCTGACCTGAGCACGGGCACGAGCATGAAGCGGCCACGGCCGCGCTTGGTCTTGCTGTCCCAGGCGAGCCCCTGGCCGGCGTCCCGAGAGGCGGTCTCGCCTGTCGTGGCCCGTATGAACTTCTCGGGGCTGTCCACGTACCCGCGGGCAGTGAAAGGCCCCAGGACCACGGTGTGGATGCCTGGGGCTTCGTCGTACTGGATCTGACCGACGACCGCTATGCGGTGAGTCGTCGATCTCTTGTCGTCGATCGCGTCAAGGATGCGGCGGGGAATGCCTTCCGCCCGGTCACCCTCCACGGCCTCTATGACCTCGTCTGCGACGCGGCGCACTTCCTCGGCCCGGAACAGGTTGACCTTGTCCAGGATGAGGATCGCAACCTCATCCGCCGTTCGTGACAAGTTCTCCGGATCTGTCAGGATCGACGCCAAGGCGTCGATTTCGCGCTTGCTCACCTTCGCGGCTCCATTTACTCACCACGGACTGGGAGACACCGAGATCATTGGCGATCTCGTAGGTGGTGACTCCTTGCTGGATTGCGAGGTAGATCCGGATCTTGTACCGCTCCTGGGCCTCGGTGGCCTGCTTGTAGTCGAGCGCTACGTCCTCCAGAACGGCCTCTCTGACATGGTCAGGCAAGTCGACCTTCTTCTTTGGTGGCATGGGCTGGGGGTCCCCTCGGTGGTCTTGCGGTCGGTGGCAGCACGAACAGTGTGAGCGCGTAGGACCTATCACCACCGCGCCAGGGGCTGTTTTGGCGAAAATTTAGCCGAACGCACTGCCACCAGAGCCGACCGAGGGTCAAGCTCGGTCATCGCGGATCACCACAGACGCCACCAAGGGCGCGGGGCGCGATGCCGGCCCCGTGCACGCCACGTGATGCGCGCGCACGGAGCGTCGTACCAGGAGCCCCTTTCACGGCCCCCGCTGTCAGCGGTGATGATCAGTCGGACGATGTGGGGGGAGATCGCTCTGGCGACCATGGCGTA is part of the Streptomyces agglomeratus genome and encodes:
- a CDS encoding recombinase family protein, with the protein product MPQLPIAGRARTLRAIIYIRVSTEREEMQSPEQQLFSCKEYADRNNITIVGEPVEDLDLTGRSFARRQIAAVIERIRNGEADVVLVWKWSRFGRNNYESQVNLRELEKAGGRLIAVTEDFDTTTYHGRFSRDNMLLVADLQSGIIGATWQEAHDRRHRNGLPHTGQARFGYMRCPECRRKEDSPQEYLSCAACAGVLMVDPVRGPALAEAYERFADGESVAGIAADMAERGIRSLQGKVMKATQWQVVMDSGFGAGLIRWRGPEYRARHGRQSKKPSTYDNWVEGKQEPVIGLATWERYKRRREGSKSIPWSTSAKYSCSGLLRCQAINAEGQLCDRRLVASAVLRSNGGDTKIFRCPDIAVKTCKGVTVTLRRVDDAILAWLMERGTGEDMGVMAMKRAARRTRAASDIPTVERELTGKRSEGERLLDLYLKALISEEDFRNKREELDAEIASLESRLEVLRLDSGEGVIPSADDFAKLADLWPRMQPAKQRAALGKVVGRINIVKTPGKQYNRIEIIPAWEMDQAAS